The following nucleotide sequence is from Psychroserpens sp. Hel_I_66.
TGTACGAACCCCCTAATTTTCTATGAATTTTCTCGCATAAAAACACCATAGAATATGATTTACCAGAACCTTGTGTATGCCAAAACACTCCTAATTTCCCCTCTAAATCCTCAATATTATCGACATTCTCTATGACTTTATTTACACCAATATATTGGTGGTTTTTAGCCATAAGTTTTACAACGTCACCTTCCGAATCATCAAATAATAAAAAGTTTTCAAAAATATCCATTAAACGATGCTTGTCGCAAGTCCCACGAAGCATGGTATCTAAACTTACTTCACCTTCTTCGTGTTCTTCAATACGTTTCCAGTCTAAAAAGTATTTATATTTACTTGTTATGGTTCCTACTTTGGCATCTAAGCCATTACTTAAAATGACGAATCCATTATTATGGAACACATGCGGAATTGCGTCTTTATAATCTTTTAAATTGTCATTATAGGCATGACGCAAATCTTGATGATGCGCTTTCAACTCAAAAAACACTAACGGAATCCCATTTACAAAACCAACCACATCTGGTCTTCTGGAATATAACTCTCCTATAACTTCTAATTGTCTTACAGCTAAAAAGTGATTGTCTTGGTAGTTATTAAAATTAAAAACTTTGAGTTTAGTTTTTACCAACTCGCCTTTATCATTGGTATAACTTACAGGAACACCATTTTTAAGCAAGTTGCTTTTTTCTTTATTTATACTCCCTAAGGTTTGGTCTGCTACATTTTGAGTGATTCTATCTACAGCTTGCTGATAGGCTAATTCTGGATGATGTGGATTTAGTTTTTTAAGCGCTTGTAATACATAGCGTGATAAGATGACTTCACTTTTATATTCTCTACCTAATAAACCATCTGCTCCAAAAGATTCTTTTTTCCAAGCAGAAAGGACTGTCCAACCCAATTCCTCGAGAACCTCTTGCGTTGCGTTTTCTATTAAACCGTCTTCTGAATATTCGTAACTCATAGTTTATCTATCTTATAAAAAACACTTTTCTTCCTCGTTTTATTAAATATCTTCTTATCTAATTTAGATATAAATTTATTGACGTCTTTGTCCGTAATAACATTAGAATAATTGTATTTTCCAACGAAAAACATATTAGTTTCCGTATCCATTTCTACAAAATCAAACTTATCAATAAAACCTATTTTTGTTTTTGAAAAACCAACATTTAAATATCCAAAATTATCTAATATGATATTCAAAGTGAAGTCTTTATCTTTTTTTTCTAATATAATTCTAAAACCATAATAATAATTAGTTCCATTACAATCTTGATCTGTTTCAAAATCGTAATCTTTTATTAAACGACTAATTATTTCATTCCTTTTAATATCAATCATTACCCAATCGTACCAACTTCTAGGTCTGTGCACATAGAAGTGATGATCCCACCATTTAAAATTTACTGCTTTATGCTCTGGGTCTTGCAACCAACTGTGAAAACGACCATTATGGTAAATATTTTTATGTGCATTTTTCGCTCTTAAAATAGCTTGCTCTTCTTCATTCCAACTTTCTATTTTAGAATCTGAACTGACTAATTCCTTAAAATATCCTTGAAGCTTTTCAATTGAATCATAATTACAAAAAGCATTAATTACTTTACCAACCCATTCTTTTTTTCTGAGTAGAAATTGCCAATTAAAATGTGAGTCTTCAAAATTAAATGACTCTAAAGTTGACCAATTCTGTATTTTATATAACAAAGAGCGCATTATTAAATGCTCCTTAAAAACATCATTATTCGAACCTTTATCATTAAAGAGAATCTTTGCTATTTTGAATTTAGATTTGAACTCTGAAATTTGAATATTCTCGTTTAATAAAAAACCAATATTACCCATAAACATTGCATGACTTTCAGCTTCAATAATTTCCTGTTCCCAATTATCATCAGACAAGATTAGTTTCGACTTTAACCTTTCCTCCTCTAATTGTTCTTTAAGCGTGGAGTCTTCAATAATTTTTAAAACTTCATCTTCGATTAAAAATTGGTATATATTATTTGACCCAATTGAAAGCCGATTAATTAGTCTCATGGCATTAATCATGTTAGGAATAGTTCTAATATCAGGATCTATTATAATATTCCAAACCACACGAATCCAATTTTTGAATTTATCAATTTCAAATTTATTTTTTTCTAGGTATATGGTTATACCATAAAATAATATACGTTGTCGTTGATTTATTTCATTACTAAACAAACTCCAATTACTATCTTTATCCCAAGAAGGATATATTAAGCTTTCAATATTGTAATAGTTTTTAGAAAGTGAATCTAAAACTACTTCTGAATTTTTAATAACACTTTGTTGATTGAAAATTGATTGATGCAAATCAAAATTTTCATAAGACATTGAAGACTCGTCTCCATCTTTACCATAAAACTTGGTGAAGAATGGTAATTTCTGAATATTTTCATTTGACTCATTACTACCAACCAATGAAGAATTTAATAGATATCTATTCCAAAACCTAGTAAAATATGGATCTACAATAGCCTTGCTTTCATCCCTGTTTTCATCTTCTTGATTTTCTATATCTTGTATACATAAATCCCAGAACATATTTGTCCAATCTGTATCTAATTTAGTTGCATAGACCAAGTAATATGGCATTACTTGCTCAAGATGTTTAACTTTTTCTTGAAAAACAGAACTATTAGGGTTTTTTTCATCCTTAAGCCAATTAATTAAATCTGCTTTAAAATTTTCAAAATCTGTTAATTGCTTTCCTCTTGCATTCATTTTTATATATAACTCATCTGAAAGTTCAAAACCATCTAATGGAAGTATATAAAAAGTTAAATTAGAAAGGTTAGAATATAAGTTTTTAGCGCTAGATTTATATTTCTCATGAATATCATCTAGCATGACCAACATCGATTTTACCGTTGGGTCTTTTTCTAGAATTTCAAAAAACCAAGCAGAGTTCTTTATTTCTTTACTAGGTAACTCTTTAAAACTTAGATTTATTTCACATAATTTATCACAAAAGTCTCTTGCTGATGCTCTTGTAGCATAAGTAAAATTTGCCAGTTTATTTTTAAGTTTTTCTTTATCTTCTGCAACTAGTTCTTTATTACCAATGTACCAATACAACAAAAACAAAGTAGTTAGGCGTTGTTGTCCATCTAATGGTATAAAATAATCCTTAGCATCCAATTGTTTTATAGAGCCATATATAAAATCCAATTCAAGAATCTTATCATTTTTTAAAGCTTCAAAAATTGAATTTAAAAAACGTTTACGTATTACACTTGCGCCTTCTCGTCCATGAGCATAGTCGCGTTGAATCATTGGTATTTGAATACCATCAAAAGTATACTCTTTATCTTCTTCTAAAGTTTTTATAACGATAGTTTCAGATAATAAGTTTAATAAATTATACTTATTCATTTGTCTCTTTTTTCTCAGGTTTTAATGGTAAGAATTCTTTTAATGTATCCTCAATTACTTCTCTATAATTAGTAACATCTTCTGAAGTCCATTTTGTTCTTGAAGTCCCTTTTGTGTCAAAATACTTTAAAAATAAATTCTTTGTACAAATTGGAATAAATACACCTAACTTATCCTTTTCTATTATTATTCTTCTTTTTGTAGGAAAGAGTGCATTACCATAACCTCTATTAGTTCCAGCGTCTAACAGCGTAAGATTACCAATATTATTTTTTATTTCTTCTCCATTTTCAGACTCACCTGCTAATTCAATTATTTTACTTTGAAGCACATCAAATTCACCACTTGTCTTTGGGTTTTTAATATATGTATTTACTTGTTTTAATAATTGTTCATCCTCAATTTTAATATCTATAATAGCAGTTTTAAGCCATTCAACTCTTGTTTTGTCATTTTTTAAACCGTTGGTATTAAACGAATCTATATGTTCAACATCCCAACTTGTCTTTTTGCCTTTTTCATCTATAATTTCCTTAAATGCTTTAAACGGAAACTTAGTGAGTACAACCTTAGATTTACTTTGCTGAATGATATATTGTAAATTAAAGAGTAATAATACTTCTCTAATTGATTTTTTGTTTTTAATACTAAACGATAAATCTAAAAAGGGTGCTCCGTCTTTAATTGATTTCCATTTAAGATGTTCAAATTGCTTTTTAATTCTCTTTTTTAATGATACTTCAATACCATCTTTTGTTTGAATAAATGGAATTGCATCAAGTTTTCCTTTATTAATTTCCAATTCTCCAAAATCTTTTTCTGTATATAGTTTAATATTCGCAATAGCCTCACCAGATGCTATTAAAAACCCAATGTAATGATACAATACAGGATTATTATACCATTCTTGAAACGTTAAAAAATAATCCTTTACAATTTTCCATGTGTCACTTAAAATCTCAAAACTCTTAACGTTATCTAATTTTAAATAAAAAAGTCTAAAAGTAGCATATCTATCTGTACCTATTTCTTTTATTATTTCTGGATTTTGTTTTTTTTCTAGTTCACAAACAAGATCAAAAATAAACTCTATTCTAGCTGGTATTTTGTTTTCATCCTTATTTAAAAACCACCAAAAATCATCATCTTGAAGCGTGTTTTCTATTCTATCCCAATCGTTAGCAATTTCTAATTGTTTTAATTTTGCTATTTCATTTTCACTATTCTCTTTGTTTTTACCATAAAAACGTTCTTGCAAAAACAAAGCTTTAATAAGTTCTGAATTTGTTAATGAAATTTTACCAAGATTAATACGAATAAAAGTGTCGATGGCATTTTCATTTTCATTAATTTGATACCATATAACTTGTACTACTCCATTAGAGTTTGTTTCGTCTTTATAGTTATGCACTAAAGTTTTAATAATAGCTTCTCTTACTGAACGCGGTTGATCTTTTCGCTCAAACCATTTTCTTAAATACTCATATGCTTTTGAAATATGGTAATAATCAATATTTTCTTTATTTCCTTCTGGAATTTCATCTAAAAAACTTGCTATTTTTTCTCTTGTTTGATACTCTATAGTGTACAAACCTTTTCCGTAATTTTCTTTTAAATCTTTACCGTTTAAAAGCTCTCTTATTAAATACAAGAATAAAATACGAATTGTTGTTAAACGCTGTTGTCCATCTACAACTTCCCATTTTTCATTTGTTTCATTATCAGTCGCACTACCAACTACTTGTTTTACAACAATCGGTTGTAAACAATAGAACTCTCCATCAGCTTTATTTCTTTTTACTGAAAAAGAATATATATCATCTAACAAATCTTCTACTTGTTGTTTATTCCAACGATAACCTCTTTGATATGATGGAATTAAGAAGTTTCGCTCTAATATATCGCTTATTGAAAGTAAAGATATCTCGTTATTCATTTTTTAAACTTTATTAATATTTCTCATTCTCCTCCGCAACCATCCCCAAAGCCTCACCAGAATCCAAACCATCAACATCTATCATCCCAGACATTAAACGTGGTAACAAAATATCGCGTGCTTCTTTTAAGTGTTGGTTTTGGTTTTGAAGGTTTAGAATCAATTCAAAAATTGAATCAACATATTTATGAAATTTTTGTTGCAAATCTTTTTCAGGTAAATTCATTTTTATTTGCCCAAAACTTTTAAATGATATTGCTGGCATAGTTGCAGAAACAGAAACACCCATTAAATAATCTCTAATTTCTTTTCTATTTAGAAATGAGTAAACATATTTTGCAAAAACTTGATTCGTATTAATAATATTTATTTTAAAAAAATTATTAGCAATTGCTCCTTCAAAATTAGTTACAACTTGTGGCGCACCATATCTGACCATAAATAGGTCTTTTCTATTAACTATCTGGCTTTCTCGCGGGCGTTGTATAAATCTCTTTTCCTGACCACTTTGCGTAACATCAACTATTCTAATAAATCTAACTCTTTCGTTATTGTTATCTGGTAGTTGATCATCAATAGCTACTTGAACTCCTTGATTGAATTTCAAGACTTCATTTAACTTTACCTTCTCCCAATCAACAGGCAACCCACTAACCTCATCAAACGCCACAGTTTCATAACCAGGAAATTTAAAACGTACAAACCACTCTTCATAGGTTTGTTGTGCTTTTTCTTCTAATAATTTTATGCGCTTGAGGTTGTTTTCTATTAAATCATCATAAGCCGATAAAATGGATGCTATTTTGCGTTGGGTTTCTTTCGATTTTGGAACACTAATCTTTATATTAGAAAAAGACGATTTTGACACATTCTCTCTACCAGAAGCTGTTCCTGAATCAAATGTTTTTAATTGAAAAAGATTTAATTTTAAAAGATAAAATATGAAATCTTCATCATAATTTTCATTTGGAATTATAGCATTCATTGCCTGATTAATAAATAAATCAGTATGTGATTTAATCATTTTTTTTCCAATACTACCAATGGTTACAACGCATGTTGCATTTTTGGGAATAAGACTTTTTTTGTATTTATGAAATCCTTTTTCAGAATAACATTCTTCTGGTTCACGACAGTATTTCTCTCCAATATTTATATCTGTAGGTTTAATAAAAAGCGTGTGTTTTCCATATAATTCTGGTTGTTTTCTTGGTGGTGTATTACCAGTAACAACTTGTCCTAAGTCTTTTATTTTAACCTCTTTCCAACCTTCCATCATAATTTAACCGATTGAATTTGCTCCATTAAACTATTGGCTTCGGTATTGAGTTGTGCTAATTCGGTATGTATTTCGGTCATTCTACCTTTGTAGTCAAAATCCATGTCTATATCAATCTTCACACCAACGTAACGTCCTGGTGTAAGGCTGTAGTCTTGTTCTTCAATTTCTTCTAGTGTGGCTATTTTGCATAAGCCTTCTATGTCTTGGTAGTTGTTTTCTGGGAAGTGTTGGTTTAGCCAAGAATTCCCTTTTGGCAAGCTGGCACTTCGACTTCGCTCAGTGTCCACATTTAGGTTGACATTGTTACTCCTAAACGAATTCATTATTGCTGTTAAACCTTCTAGATGTTCATCACTAAAGTCGTTAATGGTTGTGCTTACTTTTCTATATACATTACGAGCATCAATCATTAAGACTTTGTCTTTGTTTACTGCTTTTTTTCCTTTGTTAAAAAACCAAACGTGACATGGTAAACTACGTGTGTAAAAAAAGTTGTTGCTTATGGCTACAATACATTCTACGTCGCCAGTTTCTATGAGTTTTTGTCTTATTAGTTTTTCGGCATTTCCTGCATCTGTTGCAGAACTTGCCATAACAAAACCTGCGCGTCCTGTTTTGTTTAAATAACTATGAAAATACTGCATCCATAAATAGTTACCATTGCTTATGGTGCCTTTTCCTGTTAATGGTGGACCAAAGGGTAATCTGTCGTCATCTGCTAGAAACTTATTCTTGGCATCAATTTTATCCACATTAAATGGTGGATTTGCCATGACGAAATTGCACTTGCCTGCTAAGTTATGAGGATTGGTGTAAAAACTATTGCTTTCTATAATTTTACCTTCTATACCATGAATGGCAAGGTTCATTTTTGCCAAACGTGTGTTGTTGCTTTTTAGCTCTGTACCATAAACGGTTATGGCTTCGTTAACGCTTTTGTTTTCGTGGTCTTTTATAAAATGTGCTGTTTGCACAAACATACCACCAGAACCACAAGCTGGATCGTGTACGATACCATGATTGGGTTGTATAAAATTCACAATTAGGTTTACTAAAGATGGAGGTGTAAAGAACTCGCCTCCTTCTTGTGCACCTGCCCCTTGCATTGAGAATTTCATTAAGAAAAACTCGTAAATACGTCCAAACACATCACCTTTGGCGTTTTTTACAGCGTCTTTGTTAAAGACACGCACGAGATCTCGAAGTAGTTTATCATCAAACTCTTGGTAGCTTTTTGGTAGAATACCTTCTAAGTCTGGATACTCGGCTTCAATAAGCTTCATTGCATTGTTTATGGCTTCGGCTATGTTTTCGCCTTCTGGTAAATTAGCTAAGTAATCGTATTTTGCTTTTTCAGGAAGCATTATGGCTCCTGCTGCTGTGTAATCTTCTTTTCGTGCTTCGCGTTTTTCTTTGGTGCGTGGATTTATAGGTAGGTTATTTTGCACTTCAATTTTAGCATCTTCGTATCTATTTTGGGCAAAACGCAGTAATACTAAACCTAAAAGTGGATCTTTGTATTCGGCAGCTGTTAATTTTGAATTAGCTCTAAGATCGTCTGCTGCATCCCAAAGTTCGGTTTCTAATTGTTTTATGTTTTGTTGGGTCATTTATGGCATTTTAAACTAATAAAGGACTCACTAAAGTCCCTATTTACTTTTTAATTATTTGACTTTAAATATACAAAAAGCCATGACTTGGACTAAATTATATAAGGCTATCTAGTCAAATATATTATCGTACCACTCACTTACATCCTCTCGGATCTCGTTATGGTATTTATATATAGTTAATGCTAACTCAAAATCTGCTCTTTTAGACTTGTAAGCGTTGACCGTGAAATACCCATAAAAATTTCCATCTTTATCCACAACTATAGGAGGATCATTAGAATATGAATTCCAAGGAGAGAAGGTATTATATTTACTGCCATATGTACCGTATTCATTCCAAATAGACTTTGTATTATAACTACTCCCATAAGTTCCGTATTCGTTCCAAATTGAATTGCTATCATAACTATTACAATTCAAACATCCCAGATAGACATCATGATTACTACCACCATAAAGATGCATCGTTTGACCTGATGCTATTATTGATATTAAAAATGTAAAAAGAAAAAAGATATTTTTATTCATCTGTCCAAGTGCTTTTAATTTTAAATTTTATCATTGTTGAAAAATCTTCAGGAATAAAACGAATATTGTTATTTTTAATATCATAAATCATAATGTATTTATTTCCAACATCACTAACAATTTTAAAGAGATATTGATTATTCCCATCATCTTCATCATGTTCTTGTGATTTAATCAAATATCCTGAAGTAGTTGAAGAAGTTGTATGCTTTACGAGGGTAAAGTCATTATTAAATTCAAAGAAAGTTAATGATTCAGGGTCTTCGCTTTCAAATTTCCAATCGTCACTTGATTTGTCCCAACTAAAATCTAATCTAGAGTTGGTAGAAACATGAAACTGTCCAAACAAAACCGTAGTAAAAAAACAAAATAACGCAAAAAGTATACTTTTTTTCATCTCAATATATTTTGAAAATACTGATTGTTATTTATCAATCAATAGATAACTTAACTAAAACAACAGAAATTATTTAAGTAAATTATTATACTATCAAAATTAAAGCATTACAAAATATTATTATTGGGGAAAACCGTAATTTCTCAGAATTTAATGCTGGTAACAACGCCCATTCACATTAGTAGTATTACGCTTACAACGTTTACCTGATTTGGTTTTGCCAGTACATTGCGTTGCTATCGCTCTCTTTTTAGTTGTTTTATTTTCCGCTTTTGGTGTTATGGCATTAGATGCTGTATTAGAACTTGCTTTTGTGTTTTCTTTTGTTGGTTTACAAACACTACATGCGGAATAACCAAGCACTTTTGCTTTGTCAATAGTAGTTTCTTTTTTAGAATATTTGAGGTATCTACATGTTTCCTTATGATACTTCTCGCCAGTTTTGGATGTATAAACTGTTTGTGACAAAACATTTGAGGAAAAGGCAAACGATAGAATAAATAATAAAAGTCTTAACTGTTTCATTGTTTTGCTCTTTTCTTTTTATTACTTCTCCATTCCCATGGCGCTATTGAATTTGGATCTTGCCAAAGTCCTACTTTATCTTTTCTTGCTTTGTCTTCCAATATCTGTAAAGTAGAATCATTTGAATATTTAACAAAGTGCCATGCAAAACCATTTTTCAATAACTCTTTACTTAGATTTTTTTTATCATCATAAATAACGTTTGCAATAAATCGTCCGTAACGATCTTTATTTAATACTAAAATCTCAACATTTTTACCAAAAATAGCATCTGACGTAAATTGTTTGGCGCGCTTAGAAAAAGGTTGCTTACGCTCTGGACAATCTATATTGGCTAAGCGAACTCTAATTAATGTTGAATCTTTTTTTAAAAGTTTGAATGTGTCTCCATCTGTAATAGCTGTAATTTTGCCTGTTATAACTTCTTTTTGTAAATTAACTATACCTATAAATAGTACAGTAGATATAATCAAAAATAGTCCTAAGATTGTTTTCATTTTTTTGGTTAGTAATTAGATATATAATAAGAACTTGAATATTCACCAAATAAACTTTCTGTACCAGCAAAATTTCTAACATTTGAAGCATTAACAGAAGCGGCTATCTTATAAATACCACTTTTTAATTTAATAGTTGCCTTTCCATAAGGTTGAATACTTATTTTTTTTACGTCAGTACCACTATAACGCAAAGTCAATGTGTATTTGGTATCATTTTTTATACCAACAACTGATTGATTATTATTTCTCTCACCAGACAATTGAGAAGCAGGGATTTCACCATATTCACCACTAAAAATTTCTGCAACCTCGAGCATAATTATTGTTTCCTCAATTTCATTTCGTTTAGGGTGATTAGGATAATCTTCTAAAAACGTTTTCCATTGACTAGAGGATTCACTTTCTATTGCAGAAGCATAGGATTCTTGTTTTTTCTTCTCTTTTAACTCTGCAATTTTATTTGTTGCTAACGCTGAATGTTCTCTTAGTTTATTTTGATTTATATAATCTTCTAATTGACCAATATTATCTGCATTTTTAATTAATTCATTTACCTTATTACTTGCTGCAATAGTTATT
It contains:
- a CDS encoding DUF262 domain-containing protein; amino-acid sequence: MNKYNLLNLLSETIVIKTLEEDKEYTFDGIQIPMIQRDYAHGREGASVIRKRFLNSIFEALKNDKILELDFIYGSIKQLDAKDYFIPLDGQQRLTTLFLLYWYIGNKELVAEDKEKLKNKLANFTYATRASARDFCDKLCEINLSFKELPSKEIKNSAWFFEILEKDPTVKSMLVMLDDIHEKYKSSAKNLYSNLSNLTFYILPLDGFELSDELYIKMNARGKQLTDFENFKADLINWLKDEKNPNSSVFQEKVKHLEQVMPYYLVYATKLDTDWTNMFWDLCIQDIENQEDENRDESKAIVDPYFTRFWNRYLLNSSLVGSNESNENIQKLPFFTKFYGKDGDESSMSYENFDLHQSIFNQQSVIKNSEVVLDSLSKNYYNIESLIYPSWDKDSNWSLFSNEINQRQRILFYGITIYLEKNKFEIDKFKNWIRVVWNIIIDPDIRTIPNMINAMRLINRLSIGSNNIYQFLIEDEVLKIIEDSTLKEQLEEERLKSKLILSDDNWEQEIIEAESHAMFMGNIGFLLNENIQISEFKSKFKIAKILFNDKGSNNDVFKEHLIMRSLLYKIQNWSTLESFNFEDSHFNWQFLLRKKEWVGKVINAFCNYDSIEKLQGYFKELVSSDSKIESWNEEEQAILRAKNAHKNIYHNGRFHSWLQDPEHKAVNFKWWDHHFYVHRPRSWYDWVMIDIKRNEIISRLIKDYDFETDQDCNGTNYYYGFRIILEKKDKDFTLNIILDNFGYLNVGFSKTKIGFIDKFDFVEMDTETNMFFVGKYNYSNVITDKDVNKFISKLDKKIFNKTRKKSVFYKIDKL
- a CDS encoding DUF262 domain-containing protein, with the protein product MNNEISLLSISDILERNFLIPSYQRGYRWNKQQVEDLLDDIYSFSVKRNKADGEFYCLQPIVVKQVVGSATDNETNEKWEVVDGQQRLTTIRILFLYLIRELLNGKDLKENYGKGLYTIEYQTREKIASFLDEIPEGNKENIDYYHISKAYEYLRKWFERKDQPRSVREAIIKTLVHNYKDETNSNGVVQVIWYQINENENAIDTFIRINLGKISLTNSELIKALFLQERFYGKNKENSENEIAKLKQLEIANDWDRIENTLQDDDFWWFLNKDENKIPARIEFIFDLVCELEKKQNPEIIKEIGTDRYATFRLFYLKLDNVKSFEILSDTWKIVKDYFLTFQEWYNNPVLYHYIGFLIASGEAIANIKLYTEKDFGELEINKGKLDAIPFIQTKDGIEVSLKKRIKKQFEHLKWKSIKDGAPFLDLSFSIKNKKSIREVLLLFNLQYIIQQSKSKVVLTKFPFKAFKEIIDEKGKKTSWDVEHIDSFNTNGLKNDKTRVEWLKTAIIDIKIEDEQLLKQVNTYIKNPKTSGEFDVLQSKIIELAGESENGEEIKNNIGNLTLLDAGTNRGYGNALFPTKRRIIIEKDKLGVFIPICTKNLFLKYFDTKGTSRTKWTSEDVTNYREVIEDTLKEFLPLKPEKKETNE
- a CDS encoding restriction endonuclease subunit S produces the protein MMEGWKEVKIKDLGQVVTGNTPPRKQPELYGKHTLFIKPTDINIGEKYCREPEECYSEKGFHKYKKSLIPKNATCVVTIGSIGKKMIKSHTDLFINQAMNAIIPNENYDEDFIFYLLKLNLFQLKTFDSGTASGRENVSKSSFSNIKISVPKSKETQRKIASILSAYDDLIENNLKRIKLLEEKAQQTYEEWFVRFKFPGYETVAFDEVSGLPVDWEKVKLNEVLKFNQGVQVAIDDQLPDNNNERVRFIRIVDVTQSGQEKRFIQRPRESQIVNRKDLFMVRYGAPQVVTNFEGAIANNFFKINIINTNQVFAKYVYSFLNRKEIRDYLMGVSVSATMPAISFKSFGQIKMNLPEKDLQQKFHKYVDSIFELILNLQNQNQHLKEARDILLPRLMSGMIDVDGLDSGEALGMVAEENEKY
- a CDS encoding class I SAM-dependent DNA methyltransferase: MTQQNIKQLETELWDAADDLRANSKLTAAEYKDPLLGLVLLRFAQNRYEDAKIEVQNNLPINPRTKEKREARKEDYTAAGAIMLPEKAKYDYLANLPEGENIAEAINNAMKLIEAEYPDLEGILPKSYQEFDDKLLRDLVRVFNKDAVKNAKGDVFGRIYEFFLMKFSMQGAGAQEGGEFFTPPSLVNLIVNFIQPNHGIVHDPACGSGGMFVQTAHFIKDHENKSVNEAITVYGTELKSNNTRLAKMNLAIHGIEGKIIESNSFYTNPHNLAGKCNFVMANPPFNVDKIDAKNKFLADDDRLPFGPPLTGKGTISNGNYLWMQYFHSYLNKTGRAGFVMASSATDAGNAEKLIRQKLIETGDVECIVAISNNFFYTRSLPCHVWFFNKGKKAVNKDKVLMIDARNVYRKVSTTINDFSDEHLEGLTAIMNSFRSNNVNLNVDTERSRSASLPKGNSWLNQHFPENNYQDIEGLCKIATLEEIEEQDYSLTPGRYVGVKIDIDMDFDYKGRMTEIHTELAQLNTEANSLMEQIQSVKL
- a CDS encoding thermonuclease family protein, with translation MKTILGLFLIISTVLFIGIVNLQKEVITGKITAITDGDTFKLLKKDSTLIRVRLANIDCPERKQPFSKRAKQFTSDAIFGKNVEILVLNKDRYGRFIANVIYDDKKNLSKELLKNGFAWHFVKYSNDSTLQILEDKARKDKVGLWQDPNSIAPWEWRSNKKKRAKQ